The following are encoded together in the Candidatus Obscuribacterales bacterium genome:
- a CDS encoding DUF4278 domain-containing protein, whose amino-acid sequence MQLSYRGVTYDYTPPQVSYNSKEAVGKYRGLDIRFRKVSQPLVQLPTLDLIYRGAHTLHHA is encoded by the coding sequence ATGCAACTCTCATATCGCGGCGTTACCTACGACTACACTCCCCCTCAAGTGAGCTACAACAGCAAAGAGGCTGTTGGCAAGTATCGGGGACTTGACATTCGATTCCGGAAAGTATCACAGCCGCTTGTGCAACTTCCCACCCTTGATTTAATCTATCGAGGAGCCCACACGCTACATCATGCCTAG